In Kitasatospora sp. NBC_00240, the following are encoded in one genomic region:
- a CDS encoding pyridoxal phosphate-dependent aminotransferase, with protein MGDRPLLNRRLQGLGTTIFAEMSALATATGSINLGQGFPDTDGPREIAEAAARAVLTGQGNQYPPGPGIPELRQAVAEHQQRFHGLTYDPDTEVLVTAGATEALAAALLALLEPGDEVIALEPFYDSYAACVAMAGATRVPLTLRAPVFRPDLDELRSLITPRTRLLLLNTPHNPTGTVLTPEELAAIAALAVEHDLLVVADEVYEHLVFDGVHHPIAALPGMRERTVSISSAGKTFSFTGWKVGWVTASPALVSAVRTAKQYLTYVNAGPFQYAVAEALRLPDEYFAAFRADLLRKRDLLADGLEAAGFRAFRPEGTFFITTDITPLGEKDGLEFCRSLPARCGVVAIPNVVFYDNTEAGRSLVRFTFCKREDVLQEAVTRLQRL; from the coding sequence ATGGGTGACAGGCCGCTGCTGAACCGCAGGCTGCAAGGTCTCGGCACGACGATCTTCGCCGAGATGTCCGCGCTGGCCACGGCCACCGGCTCGATCAACCTCGGGCAGGGCTTCCCGGACACCGACGGGCCGCGCGAGATCGCCGAGGCCGCCGCCCGCGCCGTCCTGACCGGCCAGGGCAACCAGTACCCGCCCGGCCCCGGCATCCCCGAGCTGCGGCAGGCCGTCGCCGAGCACCAGCAGCGGTTCCACGGCCTCACCTACGACCCCGACACCGAGGTCCTGGTCACCGCCGGCGCCACCGAGGCCCTCGCCGCCGCCCTGCTCGCCCTGCTGGAGCCCGGCGACGAGGTGATCGCCCTGGAGCCCTTCTACGACTCCTACGCCGCCTGCGTGGCCATGGCCGGCGCCACCCGGGTGCCGCTCACCCTGCGCGCCCCGGTGTTCCGCCCCGACCTGGACGAGCTGCGCTCCCTGATCACCCCGCGCACCCGGCTGCTGCTGCTGAACACCCCGCACAACCCGACCGGCACCGTCCTCACCCCCGAGGAGCTGGCCGCGATCGCCGCCCTCGCCGTCGAGCACGACCTGCTGGTGGTCGCCGACGAGGTCTACGAGCACCTCGTCTTCGACGGCGTGCACCACCCGATCGCCGCCCTGCCCGGCATGCGCGAGCGGACCGTCTCGATCTCCTCGGCCGGCAAGACCTTCTCCTTCACCGGCTGGAAGGTCGGCTGGGTCACCGCCTCCCCGGCGCTGGTCTCGGCCGTCCGCACCGCGAAGCAGTACCTCACCTATGTGAACGCCGGGCCCTTCCAGTACGCCGTCGCCGAGGCGCTGCGGCTGCCGGACGAGTACTTCGCCGCCTTCCGCGCCGACCTCCTGCGCAAGCGCGACCTGCTCGCCGACGGGCTGGAGGCGGCCGGGTTCCGGGCCTTCCGCCCCGAGGGCACCTTCTTCATCACCACCGACATCACTCCTCTGGGCGAGAAGGACGGCCTCGAATTCTGCCGCTCCCTGCCCGCCCGCTGCGGCGTGGTGGCCATCCCCAACGTGGTCTTCTACGACAACACCGAGGCCGGCCGGAGCCTGGTCCGGTTCACCTTCTGCAAGCGGGAGGACGTCCTCCAGGAGGCCGTCACCCGCCTCCAGCGGCTCTGA
- a CDS encoding SUKH-4 family immunity protein yields the protein MNDKRTPVTARDLDEWFGAAEVGRLPAGLLPGALVHGPSRRFLTGVGLPFRAAGLELDAGAVDPWPTLSEALGEEIPGGGRLLVIGAPVYGDGLLVLDGVGGTVHLAARCPGPPAEPALDLIATDLSTLVSLLREAAAVRRAAADPPDAAGRRGPGTVRAVVAEVERRMRELDRAPFDAEGSAPYWSTFVRAEALRWGASRGDGTGLAYDLTPELVAELGEPVRHAAAELPAGLTHGPTGRLLAEAGLPLGHRLLQDPPRQLVPLVEADPWRFDEDWDEEEDDRPHQRDFLRIGGWPYDCEIVLDGRTGRVEVTTGDGEEGWPEAYLNQDLSALLYMCWTVDRIRAEHGRGPAGPRGGGWRVFDPSALLEGLLEELLTEIDPAAFESEQRPWRGLAEDHHMGGLLG from the coding sequence ATGAACGACAAGCGGACGCCGGTGACGGCGCGGGACCTGGACGAATGGTTCGGGGCGGCGGAGGTCGGCCGGCTGCCGGCCGGGCTGCTGCCCGGGGCGCTGGTCCACGGGCCCAGCCGTCGCTTCCTGACCGGGGTGGGGCTCCCGTTCCGGGCGGCCGGGCTGGAGCTGGACGCCGGGGCGGTCGACCCCTGGCCGACCCTGTCGGAGGCGCTCGGCGAGGAGATCCCCGGCGGAGGGCGGCTGCTGGTGATCGGCGCGCCGGTGTACGGGGACGGCCTGCTGGTGCTGGACGGCGTCGGCGGAACCGTCCACCTGGCGGCCCGGTGCCCCGGGCCCCCGGCGGAGCCGGCCCTGGACCTGATCGCCACCGACCTCTCCACCCTGGTCAGCCTGCTGCGGGAGGCGGCGGCCGTCCGGCGGGCCGCCGCGGATCCGCCGGACGCCGCGGGCCGGCGGGGGCCCGGGACCGTCCGCGCCGTGGTCGCGGAGGTCGAACGGCGGATGCGGGAGCTGGACCGGGCACCCTTCGACGCGGAGGGGTCGGCGCCGTACTGGAGCACCTTCGTCCGGGCCGAGGCGCTGCGCTGGGGTGCTTCGCGCGGGGACGGCACGGGGCTCGCCTACGACCTGACGCCGGAGCTGGTGGCCGAGTTGGGCGAGCCCGTGCGCCACGCCGCCGCGGAGCTGCCGGCCGGACTGACCCACGGCCCGACCGGGCGGCTGCTCGCCGAGGCCGGGCTGCCGCTGGGGCACCGCCTGCTCCAGGACCCGCCGCGGCAGCTCGTCCCGCTCGTCGAGGCCGACCCGTGGCGGTTCGACGAGGACTGGGACGAGGAGGAGGACGACCGCCCGCACCAGCGGGACTTCCTGCGGATCGGCGGCTGGCCGTACGACTGCGAGATCGTGCTGGACGGCCGGACCGGGCGGGTCGAGGTGACGACGGGCGACGGCGAGGAGGGCTGGCCGGAGGCCTACCTGAACCAGGACCTCTCGGCGCTGCTCTACATGTGCTGGACGGTGGACCGGATCCGTGCCGAGCACGGGCGCGGCCCCGCCGGGCCCCGCGGGGGCGGTTGGCGGGTCTTCGATCCGTCGGCGCTGCTGGAGGGGCTGCTGGAGGAGTTGCTCACGGAGATCGATCCGGCGGCCTTCGAGTCCGAGCAGCGGCCCTGGCGCGGCCTGGCCGAGGACCACCACATGGGCGGGCTGCTCGGCTGA
- a CDS encoding YbjN domain-containing protein codes for MSIDPSSIPSFGVPQGPQGGQPGQGQPAGPPPVVVPDQALVAQLLDQMQLKHVVDEEGDLTAPWDGFRVYYMFRGEQKELFAVRAFYDRSYPLEDKGEILDLIDEWNRETLWPKVYTHTHEDGVVRLIGESQMIVGTGVNLEYFVTTTANWTQAAVGFEQWIVERLGLQKDIEGDEGTPEDGASDES; via the coding sequence ATGAGTATCGACCCGTCGTCCATCCCTTCGTTCGGCGTCCCCCAGGGCCCGCAGGGTGGTCAGCCCGGTCAGGGCCAGCCGGCCGGCCCGCCGCCGGTCGTGGTGCCCGACCAGGCCCTCGTAGCCCAGCTGCTCGACCAGATGCAGCTGAAGCACGTGGTCGACGAGGAGGGTGACCTCACCGCCCCCTGGGACGGGTTCCGCGTCTACTACATGTTCCGCGGCGAGCAGAAGGAGCTTTTCGCGGTCCGCGCCTTCTACGACCGCTCGTACCCGCTGGAGGACAAGGGCGAGATCCTCGACCTCATCGACGAGTGGAACCGTGAGACCCTCTGGCCGAAGGTCTACACCCACACGCACGAGGACGGCGTGGTCCGCCTGATCGGCGAGTCCCAGATGATCGTCGGCACCGGCGTGAACCTGGAGTACTTCGTGACCACCACCGCCAACTGGACCCAGGCCGCGGTCGGCTTCGAGCAGTGGATCGTCGAGCGCCTCGGCCTCCAGAAGGACATCGAGGGCGACGAGGGCACCCCCGAGGACGGCGCCTCCGACGAGTCCTGA
- a CDS encoding DUF3152 domain-containing protein, which translates to MRTARPAPKTARPARGRRRRARRNRGPGIAVGLAVAALLAGGTVYALARPLDPARHVADRRGGAALQPPNAAAAGSTPGADPSAGAKSQDGRPAGDGPPAAATPAPPRTPAPPSPAGSPPAPAPTGSAATPAPPAADPVHGSGTFTVAGGEGSQVGTGTVRRYRVEVEDGSGVDPQAAATQIRNILADRRGWTTDGRNAFQPVASGPYDFTVKIASPDTVDRICGAAGLNTHGEVNCNVGDQVVVNIKRWNTGSPQFDGPIDEYRALIVNHEVGHRIGHGHETCPGKDKPAPAMMQQIYGLKGCRPNAWPYSAEGGYLGGPAVP; encoded by the coding sequence GTGCGAACTGCCCGACCCGCCCCGAAAACCGCGCGGCCCGCCCGGGGCCGACGCCGACGAGCCCGGCGCAACCGGGGCCCCGGCATCGCGGTCGGGCTGGCCGTCGCGGCCCTCCTCGCGGGTGGCACGGTCTACGCCCTCGCCCGGCCCCTCGACCCCGCCCGCCACGTCGCCGACCGCCGGGGCGGCGCCGCCCTGCAGCCGCCGAACGCCGCGGCAGCCGGCAGTACACCCGGGGCCGACCCGTCGGCGGGCGCGAAGTCCCAGGACGGCCGGCCGGCCGGCGACGGTCCGCCCGCGGCCGCGACCCCCGCCCCGCCGCGCACCCCGGCGCCGCCGTCCCCGGCCGGCAGCCCACCCGCCCCCGCCCCGACCGGGTCGGCCGCCACCCCGGCCCCGCCGGCCGCCGACCCGGTGCACGGCTCGGGGACCTTCACCGTCGCCGGCGGCGAGGGCAGCCAGGTCGGCACCGGCACCGTCCGCCGCTACCGGGTCGAGGTCGAGGACGGCAGCGGGGTCGACCCGCAGGCCGCGGCCACCCAGATCCGGAACATCCTGGCGGACCGGCGGGGCTGGACGACGGACGGCAGGAACGCCTTCCAGCCGGTCGCCTCCGGCCCGTACGACTTCACCGTGAAGATAGCCTCGCCCGACACCGTGGACCGGATCTGCGGCGCTGCCGGGCTGAACACCCACGGCGAGGTCAACTGCAACGTCGGCGACCAGGTGGTGGTCAACATCAAGCGCTGGAACACCGGGTCGCCGCAGTTCGACGGGCCGATCGACGAGTACCGCGCGCTGATCGTCAACCACGAGGTCGGGCACCGGATCGGCCACGGGCACGAGACCTGCCCGGGCAAGGACAAGCCCGCCCCCGCGATGATGCAGCAGATCTACGGGCTGAAGGGCTGCCGCCCCAACGCCTGGCCTTACAGCGCGGAGGGCGGCTACCTCGGCGGCCCGGCCGTCCCCTGA
- the argJ gene encoding bifunctional glutamate N-acetyltransferase/amino-acid acetyltransferase ArgJ, whose protein sequence is MDLAVPQGFRSYTANMGLKDSAHDFAVVVSEVPAVSAAVYTKSRFAGPSVVLSRADTAARKSRGMVVVSRNANVATGKVGAAHAEEVRRLAAEKAGVRPEELVIGSTGVIGRPYPIESIRAGIAAIPTPLPPADFEAAAAAIMTTDTRAKSVHLRCGDAVLVGIAKGVGMIEPNMATLLTFFFTDAGLAPDRLDAVFRRVIDRTFNALSIDTDTSTSDSAAVFANGLAGPVDEAEFEQVLYQAALTLVRDIASDGEGAGKLLEVRVSGARDVAQAKRVGKAVVNSPLVKTSVHGADPNWGRVAMAVGKLDDDLDIEPSRIRIHYGELEMFPEEPDDAMLERARTYLLGDEVVIRIDLGIADAAFTVYGCDLTEGYVELNSGYTT, encoded by the coding sequence ATGGACCTGGCAGTGCCGCAGGGGTTTCGCTCGTACACCGCGAACATGGGGCTGAAGGACTCGGCCCACGACTTCGCGGTGGTGGTCTCGGAAGTCCCCGCCGTCTCCGCGGCGGTGTACACCAAGTCCCGCTTCGCCGGGCCCAGCGTGGTGCTGAGCCGGGCCGACACCGCCGCGCGGAAGAGCCGCGGCATGGTGGTTGTCTCCCGCAACGCGAACGTGGCGACCGGCAAGGTCGGCGCGGCGCACGCGGAGGAGGTCCGCCGGCTCGCCGCGGAGAAGGCCGGGGTCCGGCCCGAGGAGCTGGTGATCGGCTCCACCGGGGTGATCGGCCGCCCGTACCCGATCGAGAGCATCCGGGCGGGCATCGCCGCGATCCCCACCCCACTGCCGCCGGCCGACTTCGAGGCCGCAGCGGCGGCCATCATGACCACCGACACCCGGGCCAAGTCCGTCCACCTGCGCTGCGGCGACGCCGTCCTGGTGGGCATCGCCAAGGGCGTCGGCATGATCGAGCCCAACATGGCGACGCTGCTGACCTTCTTCTTCACCGACGCCGGACTCGCCCCCGACCGGCTCGACGCCGTCTTCCGTCGGGTGATCGACCGGACCTTCAACGCGCTCAGCATCGACACCGACACCTCCACCAGCGACAGCGCCGCCGTCTTCGCCAACGGCCTGGCCGGCCCGGTGGACGAGGCCGAGTTCGAGCAGGTGCTGTACCAGGCCGCGCTGACGCTGGTCCGCGACATCGCCTCCGACGGCGAGGGCGCCGGCAAGCTGCTGGAGGTCCGGGTCAGCGGTGCGCGGGACGTCGCGCAGGCCAAGCGGGTCGGCAAGGCCGTGGTGAACTCGCCACTGGTCAAGACGTCCGTGCACGGCGCCGACCCGAACTGGGGCCGGGTGGCGATGGCCGTCGGCAAGCTCGACGACGACCTCGACATCGAGCCGTCCCGGATCCGGATCCACTACGGCGAGCTGGAGATGTTCCCCGAGGAGCCGGACGACGCGATGCTGGAGCGGGCCCGCACGTACCTCTTGGGCGACGAGGTGGTGATCCGGATCGACCTCGGGATCGCGGACGCCGCCTTCACGGTGTACGGCTGCGACCTGACCGAGGGCTACGTCGAACTCAACTCCGGTTACACCACCTGA
- a CDS encoding helix-turn-helix domain-containing protein, translating to MATGNCLGALLRSMRLDRGMTQEDLGAASGMSVRSIRDLERGVSCPRISTLRLLAQTWKLSEAQGAELHRLARAERDRAGRNLKTGAYA from the coding sequence ATGGCGACGGGCAATTGTCTGGGGGCATTGCTCCGGAGCATGCGGCTCGACCGGGGAATGACCCAGGAGGATCTGGGCGCGGCCTCCGGAATGAGCGTGCGGTCCATTCGTGATCTGGAGCGCGGGGTTTCCTGTCCGCGGATCTCCACCCTCCGACTGTTGGCCCAGACCTGGAAGTTGTCCGAGGCCCAGGGGGCCGAACTGCACCGGCTGGCCCGCGCCGAGCGGGACCGGGCGGGCAGGAATCTCAAGACCGGAGCGTATGCGTGA
- a CDS encoding VTT domain-containing protein, protein MDYNQLAVNLLDAKSLISSLGAIGLIAIIFAETGLLVGFFFPGDSLLILAGVASSSAASSVLGEGARLPIAALLIGAPVAAVAGAQLGHLIGVRVGPRMFDKPESKIFRREYVLKAEEYFEKFGPGKAVVLARFMPIVRTFLNPVAGTLQMPAKTFLLWNVVGGVLWTESMLLIGYFFGDALAPVIDKYLIPAVLLIVLLSITPVLVEVMRERRKKKAGGPAVAEEADAVQAGGRHRRG, encoded by the coding sequence GTGGACTACAACCAGCTCGCCGTCAACCTGCTCGACGCCAAATCGCTGATCTCGTCGCTCGGCGCCATCGGGTTGATCGCCATCATCTTCGCGGAGACCGGCCTGCTGGTCGGATTCTTCTTCCCCGGTGACTCCCTGCTGATCCTGGCCGGCGTCGCCTCCTCCAGTGCCGCCTCCTCGGTGCTCGGCGAGGGCGCCCGGCTGCCGATCGCGGCGCTGCTGATCGGCGCGCCCGTCGCGGCCGTCGCGGGGGCGCAGCTCGGCCACCTGATCGGGGTCAGGGTCGGCCCCCGGATGTTCGACAAGCCGGAGTCGAAGATCTTCCGCCGCGAGTACGTGCTCAAGGCCGAGGAGTACTTCGAGAAGTTCGGCCCGGGCAAGGCCGTGGTGCTGGCCCGCTTCATGCCGATCGTGCGGACCTTCCTGAACCCGGTCGCCGGCACCCTGCAGATGCCCGCCAAGACCTTCCTGCTGTGGAACGTCGTCGGCGGTGTGCTGTGGACCGAGTCGATGCTGCTGATCGGCTACTTCTTCGGCGACGCGCTGGCGCCGGTGATCGACAAGTACCTGATCCCCGCGGTGCTGCTGATCGTCCTGCTCTCGATCACGCCGGTCCTGGTCGAGGTGATGCGCGAGCGCAGGAAGAAGAAGGCCGGCGGCCCGGCGGTGGCCGAGGAGGCCGACGCGGTCCAGGCCGGCGGGCGTCACCGCCGCGGCTGA
- a CDS encoding DUF3151 domain-containing protein, translating into MSAHENPFAGQNLLGGPAPTHLPVETAPLELLAGGASPAEVAAKFPTSSLAWAQLADDAFVAGRVVESYAYARTGYHRGLDSLRRAGWKGHGPVPWEHEPNRGFLRALHALGRAAAAIEEKGEAERCSQFLRDSSPTAADTLG; encoded by the coding sequence ATGAGCGCACACGAGAACCCCTTCGCGGGTCAGAACCTCCTCGGCGGCCCGGCCCCGACCCACCTGCCCGTCGAAACCGCTCCGCTGGAGCTGCTGGCCGGCGGCGCCTCCCCCGCCGAGGTGGCGGCGAAGTTCCCGACCTCCTCCCTCGCCTGGGCCCAGCTCGCCGACGACGCCTTCGTCGCGGGCCGGGTCGTCGAGTCGTACGCCTACGCCCGGACCGGCTACCACCGCGGGCTGGACTCGCTGCGCCGGGCCGGCTGGAAGGGCCACGGCCCGGTGCCGTGGGAGCACGAGCCGAACCGCGGTTTCCTGCGCGCGCTGCACGCGCTCGGGCGGGCGGCCGCCGCGATCGAGGAGAAGGGCGAGGCCGAGCGCTGCTCGCAGTTCCTGCGGGACAGCTCGCCGACCGCTGCCGACACCCTGGGCTGA
- a CDS encoding DUF2617 family protein — protein MLTTLQTSYTDTRAGDLAWCLGGEPLPALAVRDLRIGGVRGPGPAGTLQLRLLGASHQVLIAAGPGECLETVACLPGRRTPLPARVAKQVAGWEYEFAARIEAMPPHDFAARAQELLALVEGHPRGLAGVFPGDPSAFTALMTQGDANRLLWRTWHAYPQEGRLVCTRSSLVVRGR, from the coding sequence ATGCTCACCACACTGCAGACCTCCTACACCGACACCCGCGCCGGTGACCTGGCCTGGTGCCTGGGCGGCGAACCGCTGCCCGCACTCGCCGTCCGCGACCTGAGAATCGGCGGCGTCCGCGGACCAGGACCGGCCGGGACGCTGCAACTGCGCCTGCTCGGCGCCTCCCACCAGGTCCTGATCGCGGCCGGACCGGGCGAATGCCTGGAGACGGTCGCCTGCCTGCCGGGCCGGCGCACCCCGCTGCCCGCCCGGGTCGCCAAGCAGGTCGCGGGCTGGGAGTACGAGTTCGCGGCCCGGATCGAGGCGATGCCGCCGCACGACTTCGCCGCCCGCGCCCAGGAACTGCTGGCCCTGGTCGAGGGCCACCCGCGTGGCCTCGCCGGGGTCTTCCCCGGCGACCCGAGCGCCTTCACCGCCCTGATGACCCAGGGCGACGCGAACCGGCTGCTCTGGCGCACCTGGCACGCCTATCCGCAGGAGGGACGGCTGGTGTGCACCCGCTCCTCGCTGGTGGTCCGCGGCCGATGA
- the pyrE gene encoding orotate phosphoribosyltransferase, whose protein sequence is MSNDLSNDRDALLAQIKDKAVVHGKVTLSSGLEADYYVDLRRITLDAEAAPLVGKVMLDATADLDYDAVGGLTLGADPVAAAMLHAAGARGRKLDAFVVRKAGKAHGLQRRIEGPDVKGRRVLAVEDTSTTGGSVLTAVEALREAGAEVVGVAVIVERGGEEAVRATGLPYRTAYNLADLDLG, encoded by the coding sequence ATGAGCAACGACCTGAGCAACGACCGCGACGCCCTGCTGGCACAGATCAAGGACAAGGCCGTCGTGCACGGCAAGGTCACCCTCTCCTCCGGGCTGGAGGCCGACTACTACGTCGACCTGCGCCGCATCACGCTGGACGCCGAAGCGGCACCGCTGGTCGGCAAGGTCATGCTGGACGCGACCGCCGACCTGGACTACGACGCGGTGGGCGGCCTGACCCTGGGCGCCGACCCGGTCGCGGCCGCGATGCTGCACGCCGCCGGCGCCCGCGGCCGCAAGCTGGACGCCTTCGTGGTCCGCAAGGCGGGCAAGGCCCACGGCCTGCAGCGCCGGATCGAGGGCCCGGACGTGAAGGGCCGCCGGGTGCTGGCCGTGGAGGACACCTCCACCACCGGCGGCTCGGTGCTCACGGCCGTCGAGGCACTGCGGGAGGCCGGCGCCGAGGTGGTCGGCGTCGCGGTGATCGTGGAGCGCGGCGGCGAGGAGGCGGTCCGGGCGACCGGTCTGCCGTACCGCACCGCGTACAACCTGGCCGACCTCGACCTGGGCTGA
- a CDS encoding spermidine synthase produces the protein MLLAAFVCAACGLVYELELVALGNYLIGDSVTQTSVVLSVMVFAMGLGSLLAKRFTRRPASAFALVECALALVGGLSVLGLHAWWARFGGYQAAIVALTGVIGVLIGAEIPLLMTLIQRIRREDAGRAVADLFAADYVGALVGGLAFPFLILPAFGPAAGALATGAVNALAGGAVVLWLFRDEPEPRSRALLWTGCGLVLVTLAAAAACSGAIERAARHALYGAQVRFAAQTRYQEIVLTGPADARPDSGPDEPLRLYLDGRPAVCGPDEYRGNEALVHPAMGTGPDTRVLLLGGGDGLALREVLRHSGVRSVRLVEPDPALTGLARTDPALAALGGHSLDDPRVRITHADPLEWLRSPSGGRTAGPFDVILSGLPAPPEARGGKFQSQEFLGLAARVLAPDGRLAVRAGPSESGLWPVEAGLRAAGLQTLPYGIAAGPATGCGPARPQGFLLAAAGRPGLALAADAPLPRALTEDGLRAAAERLAADRPARPPAASTVLGLG, from the coding sequence GTGCTGCTGGCCGCCTTCGTCTGCGCGGCCTGCGGCCTGGTCTACGAGTTGGAACTCGTCGCCCTCGGCAACTACCTGATCGGGGACTCGGTCACGCAGACCTCCGTGGTGCTCTCCGTGATGGTGTTCGCGATGGGCCTGGGCTCGCTGCTCGCCAAGCGGTTCACCCGGCGCCCGGCCAGCGCCTTCGCGCTGGTCGAGTGCGCGCTCGCGCTGGTCGGCGGGCTCTCGGTGCTCGGCCTGCACGCCTGGTGGGCCCGGTTCGGCGGCTACCAGGCCGCGATCGTCGCCCTGACCGGGGTGATCGGTGTCCTGATCGGCGCCGAGATCCCGCTGCTGATGACCCTGATCCAGCGGATCCGCCGGGAGGACGCCGGCCGCGCCGTCGCCGACCTGTTCGCCGCCGACTACGTGGGCGCCCTGGTCGGTGGGCTGGCCTTCCCCTTCCTGATCCTGCCCGCCTTCGGGCCGGCCGCCGGCGCGCTGGCCACCGGCGCCGTCAACGCCCTCGCGGGCGGCGCCGTGGTGCTCTGGCTGTTCCGCGACGAACCCGAACCCCGCTCCCGCGCCCTGCTCTGGACGGGCTGCGGCCTCGTCCTGGTCACCCTCGCGGCCGCGGCCGCCTGCTCCGGCGCGATCGAGCGGGCCGCCCGGCACGCCCTGTACGGCGCGCAGGTCCGCTTCGCCGCCCAGACCCGCTACCAGGAGATCGTGCTCACCGGCCCGGCCGACGCCCGCCCCGACAGCGGTCCGGACGAGCCGCTCCGGCTCTACCTGGACGGCCGGCCCGCCGTCTGCGGCCCCGACGAGTACCGGGGCAACGAGGCGCTGGTCCACCCGGCCATGGGCACCGGCCCGGACACCCGGGTGCTGCTGCTCGGCGGCGGCGACGGCCTGGCCCTGCGCGAGGTGCTGCGGCACTCGGGGGTGCGCAGCGTCCGGCTGGTCGAGCCGGACCCGGCGCTGACCGGCCTGGCCCGCACCGACCCGGCGCTCGCCGCGCTCGGCGGGCACTCGCTGGACGACCCCCGGGTGCGGATCACCCACGCCGACCCGCTGGAGTGGCTGCGCAGCCCCTCCGGCGGCCGGACCGCGGGCCCGTTCGACGTGATCCTGTCCGGCCTGCCCGCGCCGCCCGAGGCCCGTGGGGGCAAGTTCCAGTCCCAGGAGTTCCTCGGCCTGGCCGCCCGGGTGCTCGCCCCCGACGGGCGGCTCGCCGTCCGGGCCGGCCCGTCGGAGTCCGGGCTCTGGCCGGTCGAGGCGGGCCTGCGGGCGGCCGGCCTGCAGACCCTGCCGTACGGGATCGCGGCCGGTCCGGCCACCGGCTGCGGCCCGGCCCGCCCGCAGGGCTTCCTGCTGGCCGCCGCCGGCCGGCCCGGCCTCGCCCTGGCCGCGGACGCGCCGCTGCCCCGCGCGCTCACCGAGGACGGCCTGCGGGCCGCCGCCGAGCGGCTGGCCGCCGACCGGCCGGCCCGGCCGCCGGCCGCGTCGACCGTGCTCGGCCTGGGCTGA
- a CDS encoding beta/gamma crystallin domain-containing protein yields MTRRWKKAALTTAAAAALALAAPATDASAINRVSCDGRWDFVNVMTTSDHLCFANDGYMNVTIYNTGDIYSGNNDFYFYYSISSPSGSGSRHLWAWTWNSGMYNDAGRLGTVRSVEAYRP; encoded by the coding sequence ATGACCCGCCGCTGGAAGAAAGCCGCTCTCACCACGGCGGCAGCCGCCGCCCTCGCCCTCGCCGCACCGGCCACGGACGCGAGTGCCATCAATCGGGTCAGCTGCGACGGCCGGTGGGATTTCGTGAACGTCATGACCACCAGCGACCACCTGTGCTTCGCCAACGACGGGTACATGAACGTGACGATCTACAACACGGGGGACATCTACTCCGGCAACAACGACTTCTACTTCTACTACAGCATCTCCTCCCCCTCCGGCAGCGGAAGCCGCCACCTCTGGGCCTGGACCTGGAACAGCGGCATGTACAACGACGCCGGCCGGCTCGGTACCGTCCGCTCGGTCGAGGCGTACCGGCCCTGA
- the fbaA gene encoding class II fructose-bisphosphate aldolase translates to MPIATPEVYNEMLDRAKAGKFAYPAINVTSTQTLHAALRGFAEAESDGIIQISTGGAEFLGGQHNKDMVTGAVALAEFAHIVAAKYDITVALHTDHCPKDKLDGYVRPLLAISAERVAKGQNPLFQSHMWDGSAETLADNLAIAQELLAQAAAAKIILEVEITPTGGEEDGVTHEINDELYTTVNDAVRTAEALGLGEKGRYLLAASFGNVHGVYKPGNVVLKPELLAELQASIGKQYGKQDPFDFVFHGGSGSTAEEIATALENGVVKMNLDTDTQYAFTRPIADHMFRNYDGVLKVDGEVGKKNTYDPRTWGKLGEAGMAVRVAEAARSLRSAGTRLK, encoded by the coding sequence ATGCCCATCGCAACTCCCGAGGTCTACAACGAGATGCTGGACCGGGCCAAGGCGGGCAAGTTCGCCTACCCGGCCATCAACGTCACCTCGACGCAGACCCTGCACGCGGCCCTTCGCGGCTTCGCCGAGGCGGAGAGCGACGGCATCATCCAGATCTCCACCGGTGGTGCGGAGTTCCTGGGTGGTCAGCACAACAAGGACATGGTGACCGGCGCCGTGGCGCTGGCCGAGTTCGCCCACATCGTGGCCGCGAAGTACGACATCACCGTCGCGCTGCACACCGACCACTGCCCCAAGGACAAGCTGGACGGCTACGTCCGCCCGCTGCTCGCGATCTCCGCCGAGCGCGTCGCCAAGGGCCAGAACCCGCTGTTCCAGTCGCACATGTGGGACGGCTCGGCCGAGACCCTCGCCGACAACCTGGCCATCGCGCAGGAGCTGCTGGCCCAGGCCGCCGCCGCCAAGATCATCCTTGAGGTCGAGATCACCCCGACCGGCGGCGAGGAGGACGGTGTCACGCACGAGATCAACGACGAGCTGTACACCACCGTCAACGACGCCGTCCGCACCGCCGAGGCCCTCGGCCTGGGCGAGAAGGGCCGCTACCTGCTGGCCGCCTCCTTCGGCAACGTGCACGGCGTCTACAAGCCGGGCAACGTCGTCCTGAAGCCGGAGCTGCTCGCGGAGCTGCAGGCCTCGATCGGCAAGCAGTACGGCAAGCAGGACCCGTTCGACTTCGTCTTCCACGGCGGCTCGGGCTCCACCGCCGAGGAGATCGCCACCGCGCTGGAGAACGGCGTCGTGAAGATGAACCTCGACACCGACACCCAGTACGCCTTCACCCGCCCGATCGCGGACCACATGTTCCGCAACTACGACGGTGTGCTGAAGGTCGACGGCGAGGTCGGCAAGAAGAACACCTACGACCCGCGCACCTGGGGCAAGCTCGGCGAGGCCGGCATGGCCGTCCGCGTGGCCGAGGCCGCCCGGAGCCTGCGCTCGGCCGGCACCCGCCTGAAGTAG